The [Eubacterium] siraeum genome contains a region encoding:
- a CDS encoding glycoside hydrolase family 25 protein: MLKIKGIDISRAQEQFDFTAAVSAGVKFVIIRAGIRTDEDTYFRRNIEQCRKLGIDFGCYWYVTATDTAELDRQINACVKVIGDEKPSYPVFCDMEEQRQIDKLTSKERTDMALEFCDRLNKAGLPSGVYANPAWLESYYQKERIVGKRDIWLAHWTESPDYPSRYDYGQKMWQWGIDSIAGKDVDGDICFVDYPTITAKWYKENCGDKPEKPVNLFKKGDSVRVKRGARFTNGVEPYSYVYDTVYTVQQVSASGKETLIGIGSVPTGWLYTENLYKAESDEITQKFAVGDKVKVNYGAKTYNGGSLALFVYTNVYEVMQAGSGDREDYIVIGQGGQVTAAVKAKDLKKV; this comes from the coding sequence ATGTTAAAAATCAAGGGCATTGACATCAGCAGGGCACAGGAGCAGTTCGATTTTACGGCGGCTGTGTCGGCAGGTGTGAAGTTTGTAATTATCCGTGCCGGCATACGCACGGATGAGGACACTTACTTCAGACGCAATATCGAGCAGTGCAGAAAGCTCGGTATAGATTTCGGCTGTTACTGGTATGTTACAGCGACAGACACAGCGGAGCTTGACAGGCAGATAAATGCGTGCGTCAAGGTGATAGGCGATGAAAAGCCGTCATATCCCGTGTTCTGCGACATGGAGGAACAGCGTCAGATCGACAAACTCACAAGCAAGGAAAGAACCGATATGGCGCTTGAGTTCTGCGACAGGCTGAATAAGGCAGGGCTTCCCTCCGGAGTGTATGCAAATCCTGCGTGGCTTGAAAGCTACTATCAGAAGGAACGTATTGTAGGAAAGCGTGATATATGGCTTGCGCACTGGACCGAAAGCCCGGATTATCCGAGTAGATATGACTACGGGCAGAAAATGTGGCAGTGGGGTATTGACAGTATCGCAGGCAAGGACGTTGACGGGGATATTTGCTTTGTGGATTATCCTACGATAACGGCTAAGTGGTACAAGGAAAACTGCGGTGATAAGCCCGAAAAGCCCGTGAATCTGTTTAAAAAGGGCGACAGCGTGAGGGTGAAGCGTGGTGCGAGATTTACGAACGGAGTAGAGCCGTATTCTTATGTATATGATACGGTCTATACCGTTCAGCAGGTGTCGGCAAGCGGTAAGGAAACGCTTATAGGCATCGGCTCGGTGCCTACCGGCTGGCTTTATACAGAGAATCTGTACAAGGCGGAAAGTGACGAGATAACGCAGAAATTCGCTGTAGGCGATAAGGTCAAGGTGAATTACGGTGCTAAGACGTATAACGGCGGTTCGCTTGCGTTGTTCGTGTACACGAATGTGTACGAGGTTATGCAGGCAGGCTCGGGTGACAGAGAGGACTATATCGTCATCGGTCAGGGCGGGCAGGTCACTGCGGCGGTAAAGGCAAAAGATTTAAAGAAGGTTTAA
- a CDS encoding phage holin family protein encodes MEKINGIFNGIVATIGGMIGWIWGDFTPLLAALIVCMALDYISGVACAIVRKDVSSEIGFKGIIKKILILMLVGVAHVLDAHVLNSTPVLQSAVTMFFIANEGISLVENAAGLGIPIPKKMLEVLKQLKLKGDSTEKSESEEK; translated from the coding sequence ATGGAAAAAATCAATGGCATTTTCAACGGAATAGTGGCTACTATCGGCGGCATGATAGGGTGGATATGGGGCGATTTTACGCCCTTGCTTGCCGCTCTGATCGTGTGCATGGCGCTTGATTACATATCTGGCGTTGCGTGTGCGATTGTCAGAAAAGACGTGTCAAGCGAGATCGGTTTTAAAGGCATAATCAAGAAAATATTGATTTTAATGCTTGTAGGGGTTGCACACGTCCTGGATGCGCATGTGCTGAATAGTACACCGGTATTGCAGTCAGCAGTAACGATGTTTTTTATTGCAAACGAGGGCATATCGCTTGTGGAAAATGCCGCAGGACTTGGCATACCGATACCAAAAAAAATGCTTGAAGTGTTAAAGCAGCTGAAGCTCAAGGGCGACAGCACAGAGAAAAGCGAAAGCGAGGAAAAGTAA
- a CDS encoding phage tail family protein, whose protein sequence is MEKITFSTVLGTAVTIDNVNTSSDADGYIPLHLLSFEGNALGYKHDSSERVGFDGAGFYGAKANIRTIIAEIALLPRSGKPATMYELRRKLLRYFPGGVEGTLKYTNSAGKTYQIEGVVSELPAVERQVGVLCTAKITILSYVPFWRVKAGDVEVSAGAGKTQSVNFTAQTEDKVPAMLYISAPVSMAGTDTHSAIITLSGQDKAIPYSYMSITGKEPQRGSKTITGELQLTKYLSASDVINIDWGLLGKVYIPYSQRSGIDLIKSTSQYIYPGTNTLSVKNIATAGTIKAKLVRFDYVRSI, encoded by the coding sequence GAGAAAATCACATTTTCAACCGTTCTCGGCACGGCAGTAACGATAGACAATGTCAACACATCATCCGATGCGGACGGGTACATACCGCTTCACCTGCTTAGCTTTGAGGGAAATGCGCTCGGATATAAGCATGACAGCTCCGAGCGTGTAGGCTTTGACGGTGCGGGATTTTACGGCGCAAAAGCAAATATCCGTACTATCATCGCAGAAATCGCTCTGCTTCCTCGCAGCGGAAAGCCGGCTACGATGTACGAGCTTCGCAGAAAACTCCTGCGGTACTTTCCCGGCGGCGTTGAAGGTACGCTGAAATACACGAACAGCGCCGGCAAGACATATCAGATTGAGGGCGTTGTCAGTGAGCTTCCTGCGGTAGAACGGCAGGTAGGAGTGCTATGTACCGCAAAAATAACAATCCTGTCATATGTTCCGTTCTGGCGTGTAAAAGCGGGAGATGTGGAGGTGTCAGCAGGCGCAGGAAAAACGCAGTCGGTAAATTTCACAGCGCAGACGGAGGACAAAGTGCCGGCTATGCTTTACATATCGGCGCCTGTCAGCATGGCAGGCACAGACACGCATTCAGCTATAATTACGCTTAGCGGTCAAGATAAAGCGATACCGTACAGCTATATGAGTATTACCGGAAAAGAGCCACAGCGGGGTAGCAAAACGATAACCGGAGAACTTCAGCTGACAAAATACCTGAGCGCAAGTGATGTGATAAACATCGACTGGGGACTTCTCGGTAAGGTATATATACCGTATTCACAGCGTTCCGGTATTGACCTGATAAAGTCAACATCGCAGTATATCTATCCCGGCACTAACACTTTATCAGTAAAGAACATTGCAACAGCAGGCACGATAAAAGCAAAGCTGGTACGTTTCGATTATGTAAGGAGTATCTGA